In a genomic window of Saccharothrix sp. HUAS TT1:
- a CDS encoding substrate-binding domain-containing protein, translating into MNPESRTLAADRRASILEALHRDGTVRISDLSERLGVTPVTLRRDIAHLAGEGLLRRVHGGATLRLTEAGPHGARPVDAAVERASQGAAGMLVPSLDYYWPEVVRGAEEEASGHGLQVLLRGSSYESADDRPQLERLLDNEDVCGLIVAPSLTAPSAETTLEWLSTLDTPVVLVERAVTAGPRHAVVESVVTDHALGAAMAVHHLAGLGHRRVGVVTSENSPTSPHVRHGWRDGCEAAGLEPGSAVDAAVPRPATSGWDAALDEVLDQLAATGTTAVLVHADAEAMALVQRAEQRGVRVPSDLSVVAYDDEVAALFTPALTAVRPPRRSIGRAAVSLLAARLAEPDRPTHRVVITPSLRVRGSTAPPPG; encoded by the coding sequence GTGAACCCCGAGTCGCGCACCCTCGCCGCCGACCGCCGCGCGTCCATCCTGGAGGCGCTGCACCGCGACGGCACCGTGCGGATCTCCGACCTGAGCGAGAGGTTGGGCGTCACCCCGGTCACCCTGCGCCGCGACATCGCCCACCTCGCGGGCGAAGGGCTGCTGCGCCGCGTGCACGGTGGCGCGACGCTCCGCCTCACCGAAGCCGGGCCGCACGGCGCGCGGCCGGTCGACGCGGCGGTCGAGCGCGCGAGCCAGGGCGCCGCCGGGATGCTGGTGCCGTCACTGGACTACTACTGGCCCGAGGTGGTCCGCGGCGCGGAGGAGGAGGCGTCCGGGCACGGGTTGCAGGTGCTGCTGCGCGGGTCGTCCTACGAGAGCGCCGACGACCGCCCGCAGCTGGAACGCCTGCTGGACAACGAGGACGTGTGCGGCCTGATCGTCGCGCCGAGCCTGACCGCCCCGAGCGCCGAGACGACGCTGGAGTGGCTGAGCACGCTCGACACGCCGGTGGTGCTGGTCGAGCGCGCGGTGACGGCGGGGCCGCGGCACGCGGTGGTGGAGTCCGTCGTCACCGACCACGCGCTGGGCGCGGCGATGGCCGTGCACCACCTGGCCGGTCTGGGCCACCGCCGGGTCGGTGTCGTCACCAGCGAGAACAGCCCGACCTCGCCGCACGTGCGGCACGGTTGGCGGGACGGGTGCGAGGCGGCGGGGCTGGAACCGGGGTCCGCTGTGGACGCCGCCGTGCCCAGGCCCGCCACGTCCGGTTGGGACGCCGCGCTGGACGAGGTGCTGGACCAGCTGGCCGCGACCGGGACCACAGCGGTGCTCGTGCACGCCGACGCCGAGGCGATGGCCCTCGTCCAACGGGCCGAGCAGCGCGGCGTGCGGGTGCCGTCGGACCTGTCGGTGGTGGCCTACGACGACGAGGTGGCGGCGTTGTTCACGCCCGCGCTGACGGCGGTGCGACCGCCCCGGCGCTCGATCGGGCGGGCGGCGGTGTCGCTGCTGGCGGCCCGGTTGGCCGAACCGGACCGCCCGACGCACCGGGTGGTGATCACGCCGTCGTTGCGCGTGCGCGGCTCGACGGCCCCGCCGCCCGGCTGA
- a CDS encoding DUF2264 domain-containing protein yields the protein MPPSSPAPTDAAATWTRDRWAALADDVLRAVRPHSSPRHARIALPGPTGGYGADVDALEGFARTFLLAGFRIAGERGADPDNLAEFYAEGIAAGADPHSPERWVRLDEHGQAKVEAASLALTLDLTRPWLWDRLDPVVQEQVVDYLAHAVGDRTYPRINWVWFRLVVQTFLRSVGGPWSADDVADDLAAHDGFLREDAWMSDGHERAFDHYVGWALHLYPVLWARMAGAADLAGARRERDVALLDRFLLDAVHLVGADGSPLIQGRSLTYRFAAAAPFWVGALANVPSTPLGVLRRAATGVVRHFVDRGAPDKSGLLNLGWHGPWPRIAQSYSGTGSPYWAVKGMLGLALPADHPVWAADELPLPVERGDFVRAVRAPGWLLSGTAADGVVRVANHGTDHTVPGDTKGDSPLYARFGYSTATSPLLDPDSWVDPRDQAVVLVDAEGRGTHRAGMDVGGVRVVDADGVPVGVGSSGGAVRWFEPDEVQPHQHGTGWLGRSHDAGAITARSLVRGPWEVRLVRVDRVAEDRPPTALRVSGWPVAGAPADTDRPRAPSALGADRSRSTLVALLGDVTDSGVTTRADASPLGPVAAVPWLRHPVVVGEWFAVLVELTRDHAPWSAEPGVELRHDGPTTHVTARWPDGALTRVALP from the coding sequence ATGCCGCCATCTTCGCCCGCGCCGACCGACGCTGCCGCCACCTGGACCCGCGACCGGTGGGCCGCCCTGGCCGACGACGTGCTGCGCGCGGTCCGCCCGCACAGCTCGCCCCGGCACGCGCGCATCGCCCTGCCCGGCCCCACCGGCGGGTACGGCGCCGACGTCGACGCGCTGGAGGGCTTCGCCCGGACGTTCCTGCTCGCCGGCTTCCGGATCGCGGGCGAGCGCGGCGCGGACCCGGACAACCTCGCCGAGTTCTACGCCGAGGGCATCGCCGCGGGCGCCGACCCGCACTCCCCCGAGCGCTGGGTCCGCCTGGACGAGCACGGCCAGGCCAAGGTCGAGGCCGCCTCCCTCGCGCTCACCCTCGACCTGACGCGCCCCTGGCTGTGGGACCGCCTGGACCCGGTGGTGCAGGAGCAGGTGGTGGACTACCTGGCGCACGCCGTGGGCGACCGGACGTACCCGCGGATCAACTGGGTCTGGTTCCGGCTGGTCGTGCAGACGTTCCTGCGCTCGGTCGGCGGCCCGTGGTCGGCCGACGACGTGGCCGACGACCTCGCCGCCCACGACGGCTTCCTGCGCGAGGACGCCTGGATGTCCGACGGCCACGAGCGGGCGTTCGACCACTACGTCGGCTGGGCGCTGCACCTCTACCCGGTCCTGTGGGCCCGCATGGCGGGCGCGGCCGACCTCGCCGGTGCCCGCCGCGAACGGGACGTCGCGCTGCTGGACCGCTTCCTGCTCGACGCCGTCCACCTGGTCGGCGCGGACGGCTCGCCGCTGATCCAGGGCCGCAGCCTGACCTACCGGTTCGCCGCCGCCGCGCCCTTCTGGGTCGGAGCCCTCGCCAACGTCCCCTCCACCCCGCTCGGCGTCCTGCGCCGGGCCGCGACGGGGGTGGTGCGCCACTTCGTGGACCGCGGTGCGCCCGACAAGAGCGGGCTGCTGAACCTGGGCTGGCACGGGCCGTGGCCGCGGATCGCGCAGTCCTACTCCGGAACGGGCTCGCCGTACTGGGCGGTCAAGGGGATGCTCGGCCTCGCCCTGCCCGCCGACCACCCGGTGTGGGCGGCCGACGAGCTGCCGCTGCCGGTCGAGCGGGGCGACTTCGTCCGGGCGGTCAGGGCGCCGGGCTGGCTGCTCAGCGGCACGGCGGCCGACGGCGTGGTCCGGGTCGCCAACCACGGCACGGACCACACCGTCCCCGGTGACACCAAAGGCGACTCCCCGCTCTACGCGCGCTTCGGCTACTCCACCGCCACCAGCCCCCTGCTCGACCCCGACAGCTGGGTCGACCCGCGGGACCAGGCCGTCGTGCTGGTCGACGCCGAGGGCCGCGGCACCCACCGGGCCGGGATGGACGTCGGCGGGGTCCGGGTCGTCGACGCGGACGGCGTGCCCGTCGGCGTCGGCTCGTCCGGCGGCGCGGTGCGCTGGTTCGAACCCGACGAGGTGCAACCGCACCAGCACGGGACGGGGTGGCTGGGGCGCAGCCACGACGCCGGGGCGATCACCGCGCGCTCCCTCGTCCGCGGCCCGTGGGAGGTGCGCCTGGTCCGCGTCGACCGCGTCGCCGAAGACCGCCCGCCGACGGCGCTGCGCGTGTCCGGCTGGCCGGTGGCGGGCGCGCCCGCCGACACCGACCGACCGCGCGCGCCGAGCGCCCTCGGCGCCGACAGGAGCCGATCGACGCTGGTCGCCCTGCTGGGCGACGTCACGGACTCGGGGGTGACGACCCGCGCCGACGCCAGTCCCCTCGGCCCGGTCGCCGCCGTCCCGTGGCTGCGCCACCCGGTCGTCGTCGGCGAGTGGTTCGCCGTCCTGGTGGAGCTGACCCGCGACCACGCGCCCTGGTCGGCCGAGCCGGGGGTCGAACTCCGGCACGACGGCCCGACGACCCACGTCACCGCCCGGTGGCCCGACGGCGCGCTGACCCGGGTCGCGCTGCCCTGA